Proteins encoded by one window of Desulfonatronovibrio magnus:
- a CDS encoding type II toxin-antitoxin system VapC family toxin, whose protein sequence is MNFLLDTHVFLWLAAYPEKLSNRAEQIVLNADNSLFLSIVSLWEMQIKIQLGKLELDISLVDFWHGQQEKLQLIFLPAKEEHVWALANLALIHKDPFDRLLIAQSLYENMPIITADGTISKYNAEVIW, encoded by the coding sequence ATGAACTTTCTGCTTGATACGCATGTTTTCCTGTGGTTGGCTGCATATCCAGAGAAACTGTCTAACAGGGCTGAGCAGATTGTTCTGAATGCGGATAATTCCCTGTTCTTGAGCATTGTCAGTCTCTGGGAAATGCAGATCAAAATTCAGCTTGGCAAGTTGGAACTTGATATTTCCTTGGTAGATTTTTGGCATGGCCAACAAGAAAAATTGCAGCTCATCTTTCTCCCGGCAAAAGAAGAGCATGTCTGGGCTTTGGCAAATCTTGCCCTGATCCACAAAGATCCGTTTGACAGACTGTTAATTGCACAATCACTGTATGAAAATATGCCAATCATTACCGCAGATGGCACTATAAGCAAATATAATGCAGAGGTGATTTGGTAA
- a CDS encoding DegT/DnrJ/EryC1/StrS family aminotransferase, with the protein MSTPWQHPDSDSAWHLYVIRLKLEEIDSSRREIFEYMRKQGIGVNVHYIPVHTQPYYRRMGFDRGMFPEAEQY; encoded by the coding sequence ATGTCTACCCCCTGGCAGCACCCGGACAGTGATTCAGCCTGGCATCTTTACGTAATCCGCCTCAAGCTGGAAGAGATAGACTCAAGCCGCAGGGAAATTTTTGAATATATGAGAAAGCAGGGTATCGGCGTTAATGTGCACTATATTCCGGTACATACTCAGCCTTACTACCGCAGAATGGGTTTTGACCGGGGAATGTTTCCAGAGGCAGAACAATATTA
- a CDS encoding RNA-binding domain-containing protein — protein MNEAELLAIIARGEDTRHQFKRDFSNIDSLAAELIAFANTSGGLLLIGVSDDGHIAGLNSADVSRLNQLLSNASSQSVRPPINPSTMNVHTRNGIVIAVDVAEGLNKQYVDTLGRIWVKNGADKRHVTAREEMQRLFQSSGLVYADEVPVRPATIKDLDLDTFGQYFERRYKRSVEATGLSLPQLLKNLNLAQDNFLSLAGLLLFGKAPHVYKPSFIVKAVAFPGTVLHDKRYLDSEDIDGNLLEQYRRAMVFLSRNLRHVQGDQGFNSPGLLEIPEDVFEELLVNALIHRDYFLSAPIRLLIFSDRVEIISPGHLPDHLDTEKIRYGISNLRNPALASHAFSILPYRGLGSGIPRALATWPDLELIDDRPGNQFKAVAHRPVDGDVQPESQPESQQESQPESLEDAIMRILTDKPASKVDISKKLGQKQISGQLNKVVRKLLEAGMIEYTIPEKPKSRLQKYKIRSD, from the coding sequence ATGAATGAAGCTGAACTCCTGGCCATCATTGCCCGTGGCGAGGATACCCGCCATCAATTCAAACGTGACTTCAGCAATATTGACTCACTTGCGGCGGAATTGATTGCTTTTGCCAATACAAGCGGCGGATTATTGCTCATTGGCGTCTCTGATGACGGACATATCGCCGGTTTGAATTCAGCGGATGTGTCCAGACTCAATCAGTTGCTGTCAAATGCTTCCTCGCAAAGTGTTCGTCCTCCAATCAATCCGTCAACCATGAATGTCCATACCAGGAATGGCATCGTCATTGCGGTCGACGTTGCTGAAGGTTTGAACAAGCAGTACGTAGACACTCTGGGTAGGATTTGGGTCAAAAACGGGGCGGACAAACGCCATGTGACTGCTCGGGAAGAGATGCAGCGTCTGTTTCAATCATCCGGACTGGTTTACGCAGATGAAGTTCCTGTACGACCGGCCACCATCAAAGATCTTGATCTGGACACTTTTGGCCAATATTTTGAAAGGCGCTACAAGAGGTCAGTTGAAGCAACCGGCCTTTCCTTGCCGCAATTGCTCAAGAACCTCAATCTGGCGCAAGACAACTTTTTAAGCTTAGCCGGCTTACTTTTGTTCGGCAAAGCGCCTCACGTTTACAAACCCTCTTTTATCGTCAAAGCCGTCGCTTTTCCCGGAACAGTGCTGCATGACAAGCGATATCTGGACAGTGAAGACATCGACGGCAACCTGCTTGAACAGTACCGCCGCGCCATGGTCTTTCTAAGTCGCAACCTTCGCCATGTGCAGGGCGATCAAGGATTTAACAGTCCTGGCTTGTTAGAGATCCCCGAGGATGTCTTCGAAGAGTTGCTGGTCAATGCACTAATACATCGTGATTATTTTCTTAGCGCCCCTATTCGCCTGCTAATTTTTTCCGATCGCGTTGAGATCATAAGCCCCGGACATCTGCCTGACCACCTGGATACCGAAAAGATCCGCTACGGCATTTCGAACTTGCGTAACCCCGCTTTGGCTTCCCATGCATTTTCCATCCTGCCGTACCGTGGACTTGGAAGCGGCATTCCTCGCGCATTGGCAACCTGGCCAGACCTTGAACTGATTGACGATCGCCCTGGTAATCAGTTCAAAGCTGTAGCCCACCGCCCAGTTGACGGCGATGTGCAGCCAGAGTCGCAGCCAGAGTCACAGCAAGAGTCACAGCCAGAGTCGTTGGAAGACGCCATAATGCGCATCCTGACCGACAAACCAGCCAGCAAGGTAGATATTTCCAAAAAGCTCGGGCAAAAGCAGATTTCTGGTCAACTAAATAAAGTCGTGCGTAAGTTGCTTGAAGCTGGAATGATAGAATACACTATCCCGGAAAAACCCAAAAGCCGTTTGCAAAAATACAAAATCAGGTCGGATTGA